A segment of the Candidatus Margulisiibacteriota bacterium genome:
TCTATACAGAGACAGATAGCAATTCAATGATGACGCAAATTATGCCAACTAAAAGAAATTTTAAATATGATAATACAAAAACAGAAGATAAGGGCTGGCAAACGATGAGAGTTTATGCGCCACAGATTGCCTACATTGCTGCTTCGTATGCAACTAAAATCAATAGACCATATTTTTTGGTAGAACTTGCTCTTGAAGAATCCGATAGATATGGATGGTCATATAGTACCCGTCAAAGAGTTTTAAATGGAGAGTTGTCGAGAGATATGTCTCCAGCAATGGTAAGAGCCATTAAGGGTGAACCTGATAATGTTTATGAAGATAAAACAGGCAGAAAGTTATACTACACGTGGATTTATGGTGGACAGGCAGTTAATTTTAAGAATAATAGAGTAACCACCTGGTAGCTTAACTGTTACTTTTGCTTGATCAAAAGTAACCAAAAAACTCTTGTCTTCAACTTCGAGGATAGCCACTAAGCTCATGTTTTGCTAAGTGGAGCTATTGCAAGAGTGCTTCAATTCATTGTGTGACTTTAATTCTCCCCTTTTTAAGGGAAGGTGGCTCAACGTAGTTGAGACGGAAGGGTGTTAGAATTTACCCCAAGAAGGCAATTCCGTTTGAAAGAACATTTCTTTGCCAGTAATTGGATGATTAAATTTAAGCGAATAGGAGTGAAGTAGTTGGGTTTTGCTTTTTCCAGCCTTACCATAAACGGAATCTCCCACAACAGGATTTCCTAAATGAGCTAGATGAACCCTGATTTGGTGTGTTCTGCCAGTATGAAGAATTAATTCAAGAAGAGATTTTTCGTTAGATTCTTTGAGCACCTTATAGTCGGTTAGTGATGGCTTTCCGTTTAGATGATCCACTTGCATTTTTTTATAATTGCTGGGCACTCT
Coding sequences within it:
- a CDS encoding RluA family pseudouridine synthase → PGIVHRLDKDTSGLMVVAKSNDAHEKMAKLFETRNIEKKYLALVHGYLPHEQDSIDALIGRVPSNYKKMQVDHLNGKPSLTDYKVLKESNEKSLLELILHTGRTHQIRVHLAHLGNPVVGDSVYGKAGKSKTQLLHSYSLKFNHPITGKEMFFQTELPSWGKF
- a CDS encoding SH3 domain-containing protein — encoded protein: MKKIIIFIAMSFVFAASPFYDSSVYITSSQLNIRSLPSLDSEIAIIAKRNMAFKYIETVTSGDVSWYKIEYYDPEKYDIYYKKTTAQAINPLNFSTMMEIYTETDSNSMMTQIMPTKRNFKYDNTKTEDKGWQTMRVYAPQIAYIAASYATKINRPYFLVELALEESDRYGWSYSTRQRVLNGELSRDMSPAMVRAIKGEPDNVYEDKTGRKLYYTWIYGGQAVNFKNNRVTTW